From Pleurocapsa sp. PCC 7319:
AGAAACGGTAGTTCCTACGCAAAAAGCTAAGCAAAGAGTAGGGACGAAATTAAAGTGAAAACCGTAATATACTGCTGCCCAAGTGAAATAATCAAACCAAAGTGCAATTTCTTCTCTTAAATTCCAGAGAGCATAAACTCCAAATGTGAGCCAGTTGAACAAAATAAATAGCCAACGCCCATAAACGGTTAGTCGATATAGTTTGGCTACTTTTGACTGAAAATCAGATTTAAGTTTGCTCACTTTGCTTAGCTCAAATGCAGAATGTTTAAAAGCACCCCTACTGTCTAAATTAAATTAAATAATTTTGTTTAACCAGGTTATAGTTCATTTTTGCCAGTTTATTCGGATGCGGGCGAATCAGAAATCACTACTGAATCTTTTCCTTTACTATTTCTCCACCATGCCAGAAGGGTACTGGCAATGAAAATACTTGAGTAGGCTCCCAAAATAAAGCCGATAATTAAAGCTAAAGCGAAGAATTTTAGAGTTTGACCTCCAAAAAGGAATATACCCAAAAGGGGTAACAAAGTAGTCAAAGTAGTATTAATTGATCGCCCTAGGGTTTGATTGACAGCATTATCAACAATTTCGTTGATCGCTCGCTCTGGATTGGCAGCTAAATTCTCCCGAATGCGATCGTAAATTACTACTGTATCGTTGACTGAAAAACCAATAATAGTCAGTAATGATACTAAGAATAAACTGTCTGCTTCTAGACCGATGACTAAGCCCAAAACAGCAAAAATTCCCGCAGTAATGATTACGTCATGAAACAGGGCAGCGATCGCGAAAAGAGCGTAGTCAAACTGAAAACGAATACTTAGATAGGCAATAATGCCAAAAAAGGCAACTAGGAGGGCTAAGATTCCTGAAACGAATAGTTCTTCACCGATAGTAGGTCCAACAGAATCTATTTGGACAGTTTTACTATCAAATTTACCAATGGTATTACTTAAATCATCGAGTAATTTCCCTCTTTGGTCGCCATCGAGATTTTCCGTCCGCACAGAGAGAGTTTGTTTGTCTTCTCCTAATAGCTGAATACTGCTGTTACCCAGCCCTTGTTCGTCAAGAACTTGCCGTACTTGAGCTGTATCAATGGGTTGCTCACAGTTATTGGCAACAGTACAGTCTCTAGCAATCTGTAGACGAGTACCGCCAATAAAATCAATCCCTGGACGGATAGGTGCATTTAAACTGGTAAAAGAGACAACCATAGCAGCAATACTGGCGAGAATAGCTGTTCCCGAAATTGCCCACCACAAGCCGCGCTTTTTGGTAATACTAAATTTCATCATTTGATTATTGTTGATTTGTCATTGCCTACTGATTATTGGCTGCTGTATCTAAATTAGGGCAGAATAATTCTGGTTTTTGTCGGACTTTTGGCAGGCTAAGAACAGTTAATAACATCAGGGTGCGACTACAGGTAACGGCAGTAAACATACTAACTATGACTCCAATTAAAAGAGTGATCGCAAAACCTTTAACCAGTCCTGAACCGAGCCATAACAAAGCCAAACAAGCGATCGCCGTAGTCACGTTGCTGTCTAAAATACTAGAAAATGCCCGAAAGAAACCAGATTCTACAGAACGATAGAGGGTTTTACCGGCGCGTAATTCTTCTCTAGTACGCTCAAAAATAAGCACGTTAGCATCAACTGCCATGCCAATACTGAGAATAAAACCAGCAATTCCAGGTAAAGTTAAAGTAACCCCCACCAGGGCGTAACAACCCAAAGTTAACAGAGCATAAACAATTAACGCCCCATCCGCAATAATTCCTGGTAGACGATAGTAAACTGCCATAAAAATCAGTACCAAGACCAAACCAACACAAGCGGCAATAATACTGCGACGGATACTGTCTTGTCCTAAGGTTGCTCCCACTGTACGGTTTTCGACTACGGATACAGGGAAGGGTAAGGAACCTCCTTTAATCTGGATCGCTAAATCTTTTGCGCCCTCTAAATCAAAATTTCCGGTAATTACAGCTCTACCTCCCGCAATCCCGCGATCGGCAAATTCCGGTCCGACAACTGGCGAACTAATCAACTCATCATCCAGGAATATTCCAATACTACGACCTGTACCTGCCAAATTCTTGGTCAATTCCGCAAACTTTTTGCCTCCTGGATCGTCAAAATTAATTGCTACTTCCCAACGATTACCTGTAGCATCGGGTTGAGGACGAGCATCTGTAAGATTTGTCCCTGTTAAGCCGACGGATTCAAATAAACCAGCGATCGCCTGATTAGATTTTTGCAGAGATGTGGTAACTTCTGCCAGTTTTTCTT
This genomic window contains:
- the secF gene encoding protein translocase subunit SecF gives rise to the protein MKFSITKKRGLWWAISGTAILASIAAMVVSFTSLNAPIRPGIDFIGGTRLQIARDCTVANNCEQPIDTAQVRQVLDEQGLGNSSIQLLGEDKQTLSVRTENLDGDQRGKLLDDLSNTIGKFDSKTVQIDSVGPTIGEELFVSGILALLVAFFGIIAYLSIRFQFDYALFAIAALFHDVIITAGIFAVLGLVIGLEADSLFLVSLLTIIGFSVNDTVVIYDRIRENLAANPERAINEIVDNAVNQTLGRSINTTLTTLLPLLGIFLFGGQTLKFFALALIIGFILGAYSSIFIASTLLAWWRNSKGKDSVVISDSPASE
- the secD gene encoding protein translocase subunit SecD; protein product: MQKQRAYIILILALVAAAIAILTTIPPQLGLDLRGGAQLTIQVNPTKEQPDVKPTPDDVEAVQRVLENRINEFGVSETTVQTIGEDKILIQLPGESEPQEAERRLKGTAKLEFKQQKQGSEGDFAAESQVRQQLKVQQAILSQGDLKPSNQEKLAEVTTSLQKSNQAIAGLFESVGLTGTNLTDARPQPDATGNRWEVAINFDDPGGKKFAELTKNLAGTGRSIGIFLDDELISSPVVGPEFADRGIAGGRAVITGNFDLEGAKDLAIQIKGGSLPFPVSVVENRTVGATLGQDSIRRSIIAACVGLVLVLIFMAVYYRLPGIIADGALIVYALLTLGCYALVGVTLTLPGIAGFILSIGMAVDANVLIFERTREELRAGKTLYRSVESGFFRAFSSILDSNVTTAIACLALLWLGSGLVKGFAITLLIGVIVSMFTAVTCSRTLMLLTVLSLPKVRQKPELFCPNLDTAANNQ